From the Cloeon dipterum chromosome 4, ieCloDipt1.1, whole genome shotgun sequence genome, the window GTGGCCGTGCCCATAAAGCAGCACTGCGACAGCGGTCCTTTTTGGTAAAAGCTTTTCGTTCTACGTGGCCACTTGGAATTAATATGGCATCAACTGCCGGCAGTGAGAGGACGCGTTTCCCCAGCTCCGTCATGGCGACCGCGAACCCAGGCTACAGTTTCGGCAAGAACGTGTCGCTATTGGGCCGCTACTGCAAGGACTTGGTGGACAAGAGCTGCGAACATCTCCTCCTTGCTAATGGAACAAGAAGGTGCATATAACatactttcatatttttaaattaccatgCAATACAACACAACTTGAGATATTAAACTTGAAGCGAAAATTCCAAGTTGGCCTGGAAAGAAGACAAGGCTGgatgcaaaatttacaaaaaaataatataattaagttataaatatagtttgtaaataaaacaaattaacgttaattcttttttaattatactgtGTTTcttttgaagttaaaatttttgtatttatattgataaaaattttgtaacattttactaaaatgatttcttatattatttttttataattaactaaattattttaatagcacATGTaagtatattaaaattaaataaaaacttgttcCAAGCAGTGGCTACTAATGGACATTGTAATATAGACACTTCTACTGGCTCTTCTGTTAGAAAAAGATACAATCACCATTTATATTCACTAACTTTGTTTACCTTATGTACCTAGAGATTCTCGATagagtaaattgaaaattggagCATTCCTCAGATATCATTgagatgaattaattaatattgagaCACCATATGATAAAATTCTGATAATATTCAATGCCTAAATATTTCATGACTAAATTGCAAACATTTCGCTGGAATCTGTTGCGTATCTAGAATTATAATGTACGTATAAAGAGgagagctaaaatttatttagcaagCTCTAAAGTAACTTCaactatataaaataaatttcaaacaacaaaAGTAAGAAAGCGATGAAAACAATTATctaataacaaaaatcaatttaatgttttgttAGACTGCAAAacgttatatttttcaattgactCAAAAATCGTGGAAtgttctattttaaaatttacagcccgCGGCCGTGCAGACCATCTTCAAGCGAGAGTTTTGTTTCATCCGGTGCGAGCGTGACCATCGAGGTGCGACAAGAAGAATCCACCACCCTGCGCCCAGTGCGATTCACACTTTTGTACGAGTTTGTCGATCCCCGCATGGACGGCGAGCCCTTCGGCTCGGGTCCATGTGACAGACGCTTTATCAGCCGCCACAAAACGGGGCCAGTGCTGCCGTCGAACGTGCTGGTGCCCTACCGAGACCTTCGAGAAAACTCTTTCCGTTCTCCAAAGGACATCTTCCTGTTTGGAAGGGGAGGCGCAAGACACCTCAAGTGagttgaaaaacttttaaactCTATGCACGTCATTTTGAGGAACatggaaattgttttaaaaataatcatcattGCATTCTGAGCTAAAAGGAGACTGATAagctatttttatgatttttaaaaatgattagtttctatcgttttaatttactaCAAAGAAACTTCCGCACTAGAATTGGACAGATGCactgaaatgaatattttctctcttaataaatatcacaagaatgttgtatattttatccggaaaacattaatttccaAAAGTGTAATCATCCATAAAATTATGTCAATAACACACATAACGTAATGACACTGTATGTATGAGTATAATGAGAAAGGAAATTGGTACAGGTGTCGGTTCCGGTTTGAAGCAGATCTGGGCGAGCGTGTCAAGTTGACCATCAACCGGCTAGCCACAGGGCCCGGAAGGTGTCAGACCGTGCTGGATCCGGTGGTCGGCAGGCACAGATGCATTGGAAACAGAACAGCCATGGTTGTGATCCACGAAGTGCCTTGGAATCAGGTTCGAACAAATAGAAAGACATGTATTTTTCGCTGCACTCGAGatattaaatcttttatttatgaGCGAAACTTTTTGTGTGCGCGCATTCAGACGTGTGCgtgtgcgcgtgtgtgtgtgtatcctCATAATCTTGTTTTAGCATCAGGAGGATGCAGTGTTGGTGCCAAGAGAATGCGCGTGCTCCTCTGAAGTAGCCCCTTTGATTTATGTCTCCACTTCGCACTCGGTGGAGCTGGTTTTGGAGGCTCACGACATGGGTCCCCACTTAGACTACGACGATATCATGGTAGAGGGTCGCTTCGAGTTTATCGCCACTCCCGCCTGCACGAGGAGCAGGAAAGTTACCGGGCCCAGCGGCGACATCCGCTTCAGATCACCGAGCATCACTAATGACGAggtacataaaatttcaaaattaaagatatATTCTCCAGTttgcacaaaaacaaaataaattagcttttttatGGCTAGGGCTTTTAAAactccatatttttatttaaaatttcaccaaaattaacattgatgaaattgtttgttgttaactggagttttttttgttattgacACGATATTAAGGAACAGGAACTAAGATACTAAGAGAACgagacaaaatattgaaaatcttacaaaattttcaattttcactttttttgttTGTCATTCAAAATATCCtagatttagatttttattctaaataaattaaatttcagatctACTGTGAAAACTATCCATGGATGGTGGAGCCGGCCATGGGCAAGTACCTGTACGTGAAGGTCAGAGGTCACCAGATGCCTGAACCCCTGCCCGCGAGCAGCGTGAACGAATCAAGCAACGTGATTACCCCGCGTCTGCCAGCGCACAACTGCCTCACCAAAAACAGGCTGGTCATCTACTCCAGCGGCAAGCTGCGAGCGCTTGTCTGTCCGACATCCTTTGATAGAGACGCCGTGGTCGAGGTCTTCTCCGAAGGGTGGGACACCCACGAAAACATCTCGACCGGGCTGGACGAGACCAGGAGGCGCCTGCTGGTCGAGTTTGTCGCCAGGGAGCCCGGAACCTATTCAGTCTCGTGGCTTGAGGTTTGATTTGagtttaacaaatatttgttttgtattgttaatttttgtgtactcgcgagcaaaaattattttcgaacaTGCTATCTGCTAAAAAGAGCTGAAACGCACGCTCATATAAGAAAGAGTTGAAGCTTTGTTTCATACATGATAGAAAAATAGGCAATTTATAGCTTACACAAGGAACTAAATGAATTTGGAAAGAAACGGAGAATGCGGATGATTGTACtgaatgtttaaaaagaaaataatgtgttgaatttttgttcCGTAGGCAAAAAAACTATGCTTTCATGATACCCGAGGGGCCGAAACAGTGTAGTGTCTAAATCGAGGGTGTaggagataatttttcttcttcaaaattaactcGTAGAAGCCCatcctaaaataatttccacgcAGAGTAGGGGCAGTTTGTTGGGTTTCTTTCTTAGGAAATGCCTTCTTAATTTtacctcaatttttttcaaaacaacacAAGTTTAAAACTTCCCGAGTTAATTAAAGAGCTTCAggtaaatatacattttttgcaaatcgtaaattttaataaaattttggtttcacaGCTATtcgaatttatcaaatttaaaatatttctaaaacatTTACTTATCATAAtgatgaatatatttttttaaaatttgaaaaaatcaacggAATAATTTTGCTGTGTAACAAAGCCGTATAGGTTGATCaggatatttttagattaaaatgaGTAACTAACGATCTTAGTTCTTACTATTCAGAAATAACAGAAATGATTTTCTCCAGGTGTCACCGATCCGCAAACGTCTGGGACCAGCGATCCTGCCGCCGGCGGGCTTCGTGATGAGCAGCTTAGGCGGCGACGAGGCGAACCCGTCGCACTGCTCGCACCACTGCCCGGAGCTGCAGGCATGCATCAACGCAAGCCTCTTCTGCGACGGCGTGCAACACTGTCCGTCGGGCTTCGACGAGGCGAGCGAGTCGTGCGCGCCCTACTTCCTGCGGCTGCCGCAGCTGCTCTACCTGCTGGTCGTGGTGGCAGCACTGTCGTCGCTGTGCGTTGCGCTAAGCGTCAGCGCTTACAAAGCGTGCTACCGGCGGCGCAAGAAGCAGGCGCGCCTGCGCATGCTGCTGCCCTCGGGCAGCTCGGGCAAAGACCTCTCGTTCAGCTGACAAACGGACACCGCCAACTCGTCCCTGTGCTACGTGGACCGTGTCACCACGGTCTAGAGGACGCGGTTGGCGGTGTGTTTCTCAGACCCAGCAGATTTTTCATCTGCGTTGTAATCTTTAtaatttatgataaaataatgctCTCTCGTCGTTTGTTCAAGCAGATTTTTGTCTCACATGGGTACACAACGAACACGGCAAGAGGTCTTTGCTCAGGCCCGCGGACTGTGGGGGGTTTGGGAGCTCATTTTCTGGAGGGTACGAAAGTGATGCGTGAATGGCGATATAtgccaaatattttggcaCAGGGATGATGTGCACAAATCTTGGGACGGTGAGTTGTTTATCAGGCAAAGTTTATACGgcttcaatgaaaattaagtttaatataaaaaatattcat encodes:
- the LOC135942650 gene encoding uncharacterized protein LOC135942650, giving the protein MRALLHATVLLAAATHLAAPAGVAPGPCRQSELTCGASAHHRCITVTKFCDGVDDCGDGTDEPRSCTPCNRTYMGDLGKTYQLSVHRPREDRLPFICDLNFKAPGGEYGDIVQLTFDSFTLGRFTSWTQAGCPDGDLQISESPLERPLVGGRWCGTAWGPPSIYYSETGSVTLHLRLLRVPSSGNNIPLGSSGAGMSSMGYNFDFSVGFKVLSRDSAVVRYGGGTPASPLHAFLPGNATTAAPLARPERKRKKEKADKQADSHKELAFSLGDLIPGTYCSRIYSDCDKKRCRLQSPNFPGLYPRNVTCYYAVRQHEVTAGTHALISISQPSGQLVAIRSHSTLPGSVRSSDTMPVTGDAGRVTSHRLKTWQECDEVQDYVTIYDGYTTRDPILMRFCGGGQPVPPAISSGPELLVEFTSSPYGTFLAPQSAGDQTTSNSFPAGGVTSALHGFQLDVEVKLVPLHTPTYARNKRCEFWIRQSTDMLPNGRSDAGGRLENPKHSLAPNTTCLYHISAAEASSKVWISMLKYHVGSSLDPTYQDDKCTAELRIWDGDVAVPIKQHCDSGPFCERTRFPSSVMATANPGYSFGKNVSLLGRYCKDLVDKSCEHLLLANGTRSPRPCRPSSSESFVSSGASVTIEVRQEESTTLRPVRFTLLYEFVDPRMDGEPFGSGPCDRRFISRHKTGPVLPSNVLVPYRDLRENSFRSPKDIFLFGRGGARHLKCRFRFEADLGERVKLTINRLATGPGRCQTVLDPVVGRHRCIGNRTAMVVIHEVPWNQHQEDAVLVPRECACSSEVAPLIYVSTSHSVELVLEAHDMGPHLDYDDIMVEGRFEFIATPACTRSRKVTGPSGDIRFRSPSITNDEIYCENYPWMVEPAMGKYLYVKVRGHQMPEPLPASSVNESSNVITPRLPAHNCLTKNRLVIYSSGKLRALVCPTSFDRDAVVEVFSEGWDTHENISTGLDETRRRLLVEFVAREPGTYSVSWLEVSPIRKRLGPAILPPAGFVMSSLGGDEANPSHCSHHCPELQACINASLFCDGVQHCPSGFDEASESCAPYFLRLPQLLYLLVVVAALSSLCVALSVSAYKACYRRRKKQARLRMLLPSGSSGKDLSFS